Proteins from a genomic interval of uncultured Desulfuromusa sp.:
- a CDS encoding ZIP family metal transporter, with product MIDAFLSLHPVWQAFFATLFTWAMTALGAGTVYLQQEPSRKTLDLMLGFAAGVMIAASFWSLLAPALEMAEGQLLPAWLVVAFGFLCGGGFLRLIDKFLPHLHLNFPMSEAEGVKTSWPRSTLMVLAITMHNIPEGLAVGVAFGAVGAGFPEASMAGAMALAMGIGIQNFPEGLAVSVPLRRDGFSRHRSFVVGQFSGFVEVIAGVLGAALVLLAKPVLPFSLAFAAGAMIFVVVEEVIPESQQGGNTDTATFGTMMGFTVMMMLDVALG from the coding sequence ATGATTGATGCCTTTCTATCTTTACATCCGGTTTGGCAAGCATTTTTTGCAACACTTTTTACCTGGGCGATGACGGCACTGGGTGCCGGAACGGTCTATTTACAGCAAGAACCAAGTCGTAAAACTCTCGATCTCATGCTCGGCTTTGCGGCTGGAGTCATGATTGCTGCAAGTTTCTGGTCTTTGCTTGCCCCAGCCCTGGAGATGGCTGAAGGACAACTCCTTCCGGCGTGGCTGGTCGTTGCGTTCGGGTTCCTCTGTGGTGGCGGTTTCCTGCGTCTGATTGATAAGTTTCTGCCCCACCTCCACCTGAACTTTCCCATGTCGGAAGCTGAGGGAGTGAAAACCAGTTGGCCGCGTAGCACATTGATGGTTCTGGCGATTACGATGCACAATATTCCTGAAGGATTGGCTGTTGGAGTTGCTTTTGGAGCTGTGGGTGCCGGTTTCCCGGAAGCATCAATGGCTGGCGCCATGGCCTTGGCCATGGGGATTGGAATCCAGAATTTTCCAGAAGGTCTGGCCGTTTCAGTTCCTTTGCGTCGTGATGGCTTTTCCCGTCACCGGAGCTTTGTGGTCGGGCAATTTTCGGGCTTTGTTGAAGTTATTGCCGGGGTGCTTGGAGCCGCTCTGGTCCTTCTTGCAAAACCCGTTCTCCCTTTTTCTCTGGCTTTTGCAGCAGGAGCCATGATTTTTGTTGTTGTGGAAGAGGTTATTCCCGAGTCACAACAGGGAGGAAACACCGATACGGCGACATTTGGGACGATGATGGGTTTTACCGTGATGATGATGTTGGATGTTGCGCTGGGATAA
- a CDS encoding lipopolysaccharide assembly protein LapA domain-containing protein: MKIKLLTGLLLLIAVLIYVFQNGSLVPIHFLKWEYAISQALLVLSSLLIGVILGLLLSYVRRNKEKNAQKKAEKKAKKLKRTEEKLKKQQEKQQKPEEQQPVVSAEENHDKDQEQV; the protein is encoded by the coding sequence ATGAAAATAAAACTTTTAACGGGGCTGTTACTTCTCATAGCGGTCCTTATCTATGTCTTCCAAAACGGTTCTCTCGTACCGATTCACTTTCTCAAGTGGGAATATGCAATTTCACAAGCACTCTTAGTGCTCTCATCGCTTCTTATCGGTGTTATTTTAGGACTTCTGCTCAGCTATGTCAGACGTAATAAAGAAAAAAATGCCCAGAAAAAAGCAGAGAAAAAAGCGAAAAAGCTAAAGCGTACAGAAGAGAAACTGAAGAAACAGCAGGAGAAACAACAAAAACCGGAAGAGCAACAACCAGTAGTTTCTGCAGAAGAAAATCATGACAAAGATCAGGAGCAAGTCTGA
- a CDS encoding DegQ family serine endoprotease, with product MSKRLFSIISITLAAFLLSTSFFIGTATAQDTGLESLRETGKAFRSVAKKVSPAVVFIKVEKEVTQQGMTGNPFEGSPFGDEFLRRFFGQIPQHKSPEQMPKRRSSGQGSGFIISADGYIMTNNHVVSDADKVSVQLLDGREFEAKIIGTDPPSDVALIKIDAKEELPFLTLGNSDLMEVGDWVLAFGNPFGLSHTLTAGIVSAKGRSGIGLNDFENFIQTDAAINPGNSGGPLVNLDGEVVGMNSAIFSRSGGYMGIGFAIPINMAADIHQQLVEHGSVTRGRLGVLIQDLTKELAESFEIDQRDGILIAQVMENSAAAKAGLKQGDVILKLDGSKVDKVATFRNQIAMTRPGTEVEFQVLRDGKKKKIKATIGVMEADDEGHPISSDSLPELGMKLQRLTPELAAQFGYEDTNGVLVTAVESGSIAERAGIRRGHLIEEVNRNEVITPEQVKAAIKNSNKTTVLLLVRQGEASRYLALKLDK from the coding sequence ATGTCTAAACGATTATTTTCAATTATCTCAATAACCCTGGCAGCCTTTCTTTTGAGTACATCATTTTTTATTGGAACCGCAACTGCCCAGGACACGGGGTTGGAAAGTTTACGTGAAACAGGTAAAGCCTTCCGCAGCGTTGCTAAAAAAGTTTCCCCGGCAGTTGTATTCATTAAAGTTGAAAAAGAAGTGACTCAGCAAGGTATGACCGGAAACCCTTTTGAAGGCTCACCCTTTGGTGATGAGTTTTTACGCCGCTTTTTTGGTCAGATCCCGCAACATAAATCGCCGGAGCAAATGCCAAAACGTCGCTCATCAGGACAGGGATCCGGATTCATAATCTCCGCAGATGGTTACATCATGACCAATAATCACGTCGTCAGTGATGCCGACAAAGTTTCAGTTCAACTTCTTGATGGCCGCGAGTTTGAAGCAAAAATTATCGGTACAGATCCACCTTCTGATGTTGCCCTCATCAAGATTGATGCGAAAGAAGAGCTTCCATTTTTAACCCTGGGCAATTCTGACCTGATGGAAGTTGGTGATTGGGTTCTGGCTTTCGGCAACCCTTTTGGCCTGTCACATACTTTGACAGCCGGTATTGTCAGCGCAAAAGGTCGGAGTGGTATTGGCCTGAATGACTTTGAAAATTTCATTCAAACTGATGCTGCAATTAATCCCGGAAATTCAGGTGGCCCGTTGGTGAACCTGGATGGTGAAGTGGTTGGGATGAATTCTGCAATCTTCAGCCGTAGCGGTGGTTACATGGGAATTGGATTTGCCATCCCCATCAACATGGCTGCAGATATTCACCAGCAGTTGGTAGAGCATGGAAGTGTCACCAGAGGCCGCCTTGGAGTTCTTATCCAGGATTTGACAAAAGAGTTGGCGGAATCATTTGAAATAGATCAGCGAGACGGAATCCTGATCGCTCAGGTGATGGAAAATTCAGCCGCGGCAAAAGCAGGACTCAAGCAGGGCGATGTTATTTTAAAGCTGGACGGAAGCAAAGTTGACAAAGTCGCGACATTCCGGAACCAGATCGCCATGACCCGCCCGGGCACTGAAGTCGAATTTCAGGTCCTGCGTGATGGCAAAAAGAAAAAAATAAAAGCAACGATCGGTGTCATGGAAGCCGATGATGAAGGCCATCCTATAAGCAGCGACAGTCTTCCTGAATTAGGGATGAAACTGCAAAGACTCACGCCTGAACTGGCAGCTCAGTTTGGTTATGAAGACACAAATGGAGTCCTTGTCACTGCCGTAGAATCAGGATCAATCGCTGAGCGTGCAGGAATCCGGCGCGGTCATTTGATAGAGGAAGTCAATCGCAACGAAGTTATAACTCCTGAACAGGTCAAAGCAGCAATAAAAAACAGTAACAAGACAACGGTACTTCTTCTGGTACGACAGGGAGAAGCGAGCCGCTATCTGGCTTTAAAATTGGATAAATAG
- a CDS encoding sigma-54 dependent transcriptional regulator, with the protein MERNLPGKILIVDDDRALCELLEEDLSRRGHQVMTSLKVIDARELLHKQEVDIVLTDLNMPGVSGIDFCAELKDNRPDLPVVIMTAFGSLDTAIAALRAGAYDFVTKPVDLDLLSISLGRALQHRHLQEKVRLLDNQVRRQRSDDEMLGESPAFMKIKEQIMRIADLETSVLIAGESGTGKELVARALHHQSQRSEGPFIAVNCAALPENLLESELFGHVKGAFTDAREQRKGLFVEATGGTLLLDEIAELPLALQPKLLRVLEDHKVRPLGGSSEIACDVRVLAATHRDLEEAVAAGRFRSDLFYRLNVIQLELPPLRDRGNDILLLALQFIKQLGQRFNKSVNGLAQPAAASLLAYHWPGNVRELRNVIERALALTLHDQLTIEDLPEQIRHPNGTTPLPASLVDPGTILPLDEMESRYIHQVLDQLGGNQTLAARLLGVDRKTLYRKLKD; encoded by the coding sequence GTGGAAAGAAACCTACCGGGAAAAATTCTCATTGTTGATGATGATCGCGCTTTATGTGAACTCCTCGAAGAAGACCTCAGTCGTCGGGGACATCAGGTCATGACCTCTCTCAAGGTTATTGATGCAAGAGAATTACTTCATAAGCAAGAGGTTGATATCGTCCTGACGGATCTCAACATGCCCGGGGTCAGTGGTATTGACTTCTGTGCTGAGCTAAAAGACAACCGCCCCGACCTCCCCGTCGTCATTATGACCGCTTTTGGCAGTCTGGATACGGCCATAGCGGCTTTGCGAGCCGGCGCTTACGACTTTGTCACTAAACCCGTAGATCTGGATCTACTCAGCATCTCTCTGGGTCGAGCCCTGCAACATCGCCACTTGCAAGAGAAAGTCCGTCTGCTTGATAATCAGGTGCGTCGCCAGCGTTCAGACGATGAAATGCTTGGTGAGAGCCCGGCATTTATGAAAATCAAAGAACAAATCATGCGCATTGCCGATCTGGAGACGTCGGTCCTGATCGCGGGGGAAAGCGGCACCGGAAAAGAATTGGTTGCTCGTGCCCTGCACCATCAGAGTCAGCGTAGCGAAGGGCCCTTTATAGCGGTCAACTGTGCTGCCCTGCCGGAAAATTTACTGGAAAGTGAACTTTTCGGCCACGTTAAAGGGGCCTTTACCGATGCCAGAGAACAACGCAAAGGTCTGTTCGTTGAGGCAACAGGCGGCACTCTGCTCCTGGATGAGATTGCCGAGCTTCCTTTGGCACTGCAACCAAAGCTCCTGCGGGTTCTGGAAGATCATAAAGTCAGACCGCTGGGAGGGAGCAGTGAAATCGCCTGTGATGTCAGGGTTCTCGCTGCGACTCATCGCGATCTGGAAGAAGCTGTTGCTGCAGGTCGATTTCGCAGTGATCTTTTCTATCGCCTCAATGTTATTCAATTGGAACTTCCACCGCTGCGTGATCGCGGTAATGATATTTTATTATTGGCATTACAGTTCATCAAACAACTCGGTCAACGCTTCAACAAATCGGTGAATGGTCTGGCGCAGCCGGCGGCTGCCAGCCTACTCGCTTATCACTGGCCCGGAAATGTACGCGAACTGCGCAATGTGATTGAACGTGCTCTGGCGTTGACCCTCCATGATCAATTAACGATCGAAGATCTTCCGGAACAGATCCGACATCCCAACGGGACGACACCATTGCCGGCCAGTCTTGTTGACCCAGGAACCATTCTCCCTCTGGATGAAATGGAGAGTCGCTACATTCATCAGGTGCTTGATCAATTAGGCGGAAACCAGACCCTGGCTGCCCGTTTGCTGGGAGTGGACCGTAAAACCCTGTACAGAAAACTGAAAGACTGA
- a CDS encoding ATP-binding protein, whose product MRLTVKITFAVLLGVALVFSAYSYFSIQREREQLKKNLSRESRHIGESLRFLVTELWQQRGEDVAIAFLKRANRDYNQTLVRWVWIEGEVPPQYQPRVPIEKLEELFQEETVALLAGSPDGKDFLLTYLPLITVDGRIGAIELSESMDEMHDYVQESLRRSAIVVGASIISGLLFMGALGSIWIDRPMRKLRAQAERIGTGDLSTSVNLPGSGEISELSSTIERMRGQLAEAREAEQIATNEKIEALEKLRHTERLATLGQLSAGIAHELGTPLNVISGRAKMICSAGMKPEDISRSAGIIGEQSERMTEIMRQLLSFARRGEAKKQAVDLNTVLRSIQSLLEPTAREHGVELLIDEAEQSLPVFADPGQLQQVILNLTLNGIQAISDGGNVTLSSFKTSEISPPDNIKDKEMNWVCLQVKDQGKGMDPETVEKIFDPFFTTKDIGQGTGLGLSIAHGIIEEHGGWIAVESTPEQGSCFSIYLPAPPEGEHA is encoded by the coding sequence ATGCGTCTGACTGTAAAAATCACTTTTGCTGTTCTCCTCGGAGTTGCCCTGGTTTTTTCCGCTTACAGTTATTTTTCTATTCAGCGGGAGCGGGAACAGCTTAAAAAAAACCTGAGCCGCGAATCACGTCATATCGGTGAGAGTTTACGCTTTCTGGTGACAGAACTCTGGCAACAGCGCGGTGAAGACGTCGCTATCGCCTTTCTGAAACGGGCTAATCGTGACTACAATCAGACCTTAGTTCGCTGGGTTTGGATTGAGGGGGAAGTTCCACCGCAATATCAACCACGCGTCCCGATTGAGAAGCTGGAGGAACTGTTTCAGGAGGAGACGGTGGCATTACTGGCAGGGTCACCTGATGGTAAGGATTTCCTCCTGACCTATTTGCCCCTGATCACAGTAGATGGACGCATTGGTGCCATTGAACTTTCTGAGTCAATGGATGAAATGCATGATTATGTTCAGGAAAGCCTGCGACGCTCAGCCATCGTGGTTGGAGCATCCATTATCTCCGGCCTTCTTTTTATGGGAGCTCTGGGAAGCATCTGGATTGATCGTCCAATGCGAAAATTAAGAGCACAGGCAGAACGGATTGGTACCGGAGACCTGTCTACCAGTGTCAATCTACCCGGAAGTGGAGAAATATCCGAACTCTCCAGCACAATAGAACGGATGCGGGGACAACTGGCTGAAGCGCGAGAAGCGGAACAGATAGCCACGAACGAAAAAATTGAAGCTCTGGAAAAATTACGTCATACCGAACGCCTGGCAACTTTGGGGCAGCTATCTGCAGGGATTGCTCACGAGCTGGGAACCCCATTGAATGTCATTTCCGGGCGTGCCAAGATGATTTGCAGTGCAGGAATGAAACCCGAGGATATTTCCCGATCAGCGGGAATCATCGGAGAACAGTCTGAACGGATGACTGAGATCATGCGCCAGCTCCTGAGTTTTGCCCGCCGGGGAGAAGCAAAAAAACAGGCCGTTGATCTGAATACTGTCCTACGCTCCATTCAATCATTGCTGGAGCCTACAGCCCGTGAACACGGTGTCGAGCTGCTCATCGATGAAGCAGAGCAATCGCTGCCGGTCTTTGCAGATCCGGGGCAGTTGCAGCAAGTGATCCTCAACCTGACATTGAATGGGATTCAGGCCATTTCAGACGGGGGGAATGTGACCTTGAGCAGCTTCAAAACTTCAGAGATAAGCCCCCCCGACAATATCAAGGACAAGGAGATGAACTGGGTTTGTCTGCAAGTCAAAGACCAGGGAAAAGGAATGGATCCTGAGACTGTAGAGAAAATTTTTGATCCGTTCTTTACGACAAAGGACATCGGTCAGGGGACCGGTCTCGGGCTATCAATCGCGCACGGAATTATCGAAGAACATGGGGGTTGGATCGCAGTTGAAAGCACACCGGAACAGGGAAGCTGTTTCAGCATTTACCTCCCTGCCCCTCCAGAAGGAGAGCACGCATAG
- the tatC gene encoding twin-arginine translocase subunit TatC, with translation MSEGMAISEHLGELRKRLMISALAWLVAFLGCYSFGEKLFEYIATPVRQALPEGSSLVFINATEPFFTILKVSALAGLVVAFPLIIWQVWIFIAPALYGHEKRLAIPFVLFSSLCFGTGTYFGFTLVFPMIFSFLVTYGTNVAGINAMLSMGAYLTLASRLLIAFGLVFELPIVIFFLARMGIVDHKWLSKNRKFALLLAFVMGAFLTPPDIFSQASIAVPFIVLYEVGIIVARLFGKKKSEIDDDIEDEDPD, from the coding sequence ATGTCTGAAGGTATGGCGATATCTGAACATCTGGGAGAATTACGCAAACGGCTGATGATTTCCGCGTTAGCCTGGCTAGTTGCTTTTCTGGGTTGCTACAGCTTTGGTGAAAAACTCTTTGAGTATATTGCTACGCCTGTTCGGCAAGCTCTGCCCGAGGGAAGCTCACTGGTTTTTATCAATGCAACTGAGCCCTTTTTTACCATCCTTAAAGTTTCAGCGCTCGCAGGGCTGGTCGTTGCCTTTCCTCTGATCATCTGGCAAGTCTGGATCTTTATTGCTCCAGCCCTTTATGGTCATGAAAAACGACTCGCCATTCCATTTGTCCTTTTCAGCTCTCTTTGCTTCGGGACTGGAACATATTTCGGATTCACCCTTGTGTTTCCGATGATTTTTTCTTTTCTGGTCACCTACGGTACCAATGTCGCCGGGATCAATGCCATGTTGTCGATGGGTGCCTACCTAACTCTGGCCTCCCGTCTGTTGATCGCATTCGGACTGGTTTTTGAACTTCCAATCGTGATCTTCTTTTTAGCCCGCATGGGGATTGTTGATCATAAATGGTTGTCAAAAAATCGCAAATTTGCACTTTTACTGGCTTTTGTTATGGGGGCATTCCTCACCCCTCCAGACATTTTTTCACAGGCGTCTATTGCCGTTCCTTTTATTGTTTTGTATGAAGTTGGAATCATTGTTGCCCGTCTGTTTGGCAAGAAAAAAAGCGAGATTGATGACGACATTGAAGATGAAGATCCTGATTAA
- the tatB gene encoding Sec-independent protein translocase protein TatB, translated as MFGIGMTEMVLIAAVALIVLGPKKLPDLARSLGKGFAEFKRATNELKSTIDLEIKAEDERHNKQAALQKEQQTPDKTDEVLFHPEVEEADPATETGESPIVADNEAEQQQTETGKEAVELKDNV; from the coding sequence ATGTTTGGCATCGGAATGACAGAAATGGTTCTCATTGCCGCGGTGGCGCTGATTGTCCTCGGACCGAAGAAACTTCCTGACCTCGCCCGCTCATTAGGCAAGGGTTTTGCTGAGTTCAAACGTGCTACAAATGAGCTGAAGAGCACAATTGATCTGGAAATCAAAGCGGAAGACGAGCGTCACAATAAACAGGCGGCCCTGCAAAAAGAGCAACAGACCCCGGACAAGACCGATGAAGTCCTGTTTCACCCCGAGGTTGAAGAAGCCGACCCGGCGACAGAAACCGGGGAATCTCCAATTGTTGCCGACAATGAAGCGGAGCAGCAGCAGACCGAGACCGGAAAAGAAGCTGTGGAGTTGAAAGATAATGTCTGA
- the nadA gene encoding quinolinate synthase NadA yields MDQKKLQQKIKQLAAEKDALLIAHNYERDEVQEIADITGDSLALSVEAQKTDKQVIVFCGVHFMAESAAILSPEKTVLLPRADAGCPMADMVTAEGLKALKKQHPDATVVTYVNSSAAVKAESDICCTSSNAVSVARSVAAKKLLLVPDRNLGRYIAKNVPEKDCIFWEGYCPTHDRLRVEEVEQVKADHPEALFMVHPECQPEILALADHICSTSGMYEFAAENPAKKFIVGTENGILWRLRKENPDKQFIMANREMFCPTMKITSLEDVLRCLETMETRITVAEDIRVKARLALDKMLAVPRD; encoded by the coding sequence ATGGATCAAAAAAAACTACAACAGAAAATAAAACAACTGGCTGCTGAAAAAGATGCGCTTCTCATCGCCCATAATTATGAGCGTGATGAAGTTCAGGAAATTGCTGATATCACAGGAGATTCACTGGCTCTTTCGGTTGAAGCTCAAAAAACCGACAAACAGGTCATTGTTTTTTGTGGCGTTCATTTTATGGCGGAAAGTGCTGCAATCCTTTCTCCAGAAAAAACTGTGTTGCTGCCGCGTGCCGATGCCGGATGTCCGATGGCCGACATGGTCACTGCTGAAGGGCTGAAAGCATTAAAAAAACAGCATCCTGATGCCACTGTTGTGACCTATGTCAATTCAAGTGCTGCGGTCAAAGCAGAAAGTGATATCTGTTGTACCAGTTCCAATGCTGTCAGTGTTGCCCGCTCAGTGGCGGCCAAAAAATTGTTATTGGTCCCTGACCGCAATCTGGGTCGCTACATTGCCAAGAATGTTCCCGAAAAGGACTGTATTTTTTGGGAGGGATATTGCCCGACTCATGATAGGTTGAGAGTTGAGGAGGTTGAGCAGGTGAAAGCTGACCACCCCGAAGCTCTGTTTATGGTTCACCCCGAATGTCAGCCCGAAATTCTGGCGTTGGCCGATCATATCTGCTCAACAAGTGGCATGTATGAATTTGCAGCTGAGAACCCGGCAAAGAAATTTATTGTCGGAACTGAAAATGGAATTCTCTGGCGACTTCGCAAAGAAAATCCAGACAAACAGTTCATCATGGCAAACCGGGAAATGTTTTGCCCAACCATGAAAATTACCAGCCTTGAGGACGTGCTGCGCTGTCTGGAGACCATGGAGACACGGATCACTGTTGCTGAAGATATTCGTGTTAAAGCAAGACTGGCTCTGGATAAAATGCTGGCAGTTCCTCGGGATTAG
- a CDS encoding glutamine amidotransferase yields the protein MKKLYIIKVGTTFSSTAERYGDFDKWTTDAIGSVAVETQTLNIEQGAELPKAEECAGVVITGSHAMVTDHLPWSVQLEKWIPSLLDARTPLFGICYGHQLLAQAAGGQVGFHPQGKEIGTVSINLLPDCTTDPLFQNLPTSFVVHTTHAQSVSSLPTGAVRLATNNYEPNHAFRLGDCAWGVQFHPEYNSAIMRSYITEQAEELKSAGRDIAELIRAVSETPEAIATLRNFARYVENDQSNRAERKQVV from the coding sequence ATGAAAAAACTCTATATTATCAAGGTGGGCACTACTTTTAGCTCCACAGCAGAACGTTATGGCGATTTTGACAAGTGGACAACTGACGCGATCGGTTCAGTTGCGGTTGAGACGCAAACGTTAAATATTGAACAGGGTGCTGAGCTTCCGAAAGCGGAAGAATGTGCCGGTGTGGTGATAACCGGCTCACACGCAATGGTCACAGATCACCTTCCGTGGAGTGTTCAACTGGAAAAATGGATACCGTCTCTTCTTGACGCCCGCACCCCACTGTTCGGGATCTGTTATGGACATCAACTCCTCGCACAGGCCGCAGGAGGTCAAGTCGGCTTCCACCCACAGGGCAAAGAGATCGGAACTGTTTCCATCAATCTTCTTCCGGATTGCACAACTGATCCCCTGTTTCAAAACCTGCCGACGTCTTTTGTCGTTCATACAACCCATGCTCAATCGGTCAGTTCCCTGCCGACAGGGGCAGTCCGTCTGGCAACCAACAATTATGAGCCTAATCATGCCTTTCGCCTTGGGGACTGTGCCTGGGGAGTTCAGTTTCACCCTGAATATAATAGCGCTATTATGCGCTCTTACATTACTGAGCAAGCGGAGGAACTCAAATCAGCAGGACGGGATATTGCGGAGCTTATCAGGGCTGTGTCTGAAACGCCCGAGGCTATTGCAACGCTCAGAAATTTTGCCCGTTATGTCGAAAATGACCAGAGCAATAGAGCAGAGCGAAAACAGGTCGTTTAA
- a CDS encoding STAS/SEC14 domain-containing protein, giving the protein MFKVTRHSANRLDIELSGKLSTEEMKIALDELVKTSENIEHGKMLYKIIDFHLPSLGAIVVEFSRLPAMFGLIKKFDRAAVLTDKTWLKKASEFEGFLFPGLEIKAFSGDQKEEAETWLSH; this is encoded by the coding sequence ATGTTTAAAGTCACGCGGCATAGCGCAAATCGCCTGGATATTGAACTAAGTGGAAAGTTAAGCACCGAAGAAATGAAAATTGCACTGGACGAACTTGTCAAGACATCAGAAAATATTGAGCATGGCAAAATGCTTTACAAAATTATAGACTTTCACCTTCCGTCTCTTGGAGCGATTGTTGTCGAATTCTCTCGCCTTCCGGCAATGTTTGGGCTGATAAAAAAATTTGACCGGGCAGCCGTCCTGACAGATAAAACCTGGCTTAAAAAAGCAAGTGAATTTGAAGGTTTTTTGTTTCCGGGGCTGGAAATAAAAGCCTTTTCCGGAGATCAAAAAGAAGAGGCAGAAACCTGGCTATCACATTAG
- a CDS encoding NAD(P)/FAD-dependent oxidoreductase, producing the protein MNNTHASSHKKPHILIVGGGFAGLHCAKKLAEADVKITLADRHNYYLFQPLLYQVATAALSPADIAAPIRKILRNQQNTSVVLARVLSVDVNKKRVKFQHGEVAYDYLVLATGATHSYFGRDDWEEFAPGLKTVDDALEIRQRVLLAYEAAEWEDDDAARQAELTFVVVGGGPTGVEISGALQEIAAQTFPKDFRHIDTTTARIILIEAADRLLMALPEKLGEQALRDLEQMGVQVRLNSMVTDLREGEVQIGDEILPAKNVIWAAGVRGSKLAETLNVELDRQGRVLVADDLSVPGHPEIFVIGDLAHITDKKTGRPVPGVAPAAVQMGRYVASSICSRLAGKKHPDFAYRDKGSMATIGRNRAVASIAGQNFTGFFAWLIWSLVHIFPLIGFRSKLSVVFSWVLSYFSLNKSVRLITGRSKSQVRKAMGLVNMETTDCEKSTEKNIHG; encoded by the coding sequence ATGAATAACACTCATGCTTCATCCCACAAAAAACCGCATATTTTGATCGTAGGTGGAGGATTTGCCGGCTTACACTGCGCAAAAAAACTTGCCGAAGCTGATGTTAAGATCACCTTGGCGGACCGGCATAATTATTACCTGTTTCAACCTCTCCTCTACCAGGTGGCAACGGCAGCTTTATCTCCGGCAGATATTGCTGCGCCAATTCGTAAAATTCTGCGCAATCAGCAAAATACCAGCGTCGTTTTGGCTCGTGTTCTCAGTGTTGATGTCAATAAAAAGCGCGTTAAATTTCAACATGGAGAGGTTGCTTATGATTATCTGGTGCTCGCAACCGGAGCAACACACTCTTACTTCGGCCGTGATGACTGGGAGGAATTTGCCCCCGGTTTGAAAACCGTCGATGATGCTCTGGAAATCAGACAGCGCGTTCTACTGGCCTACGAAGCGGCTGAATGGGAAGATGATGACGCAGCCCGCCAGGCGGAATTAACCTTTGTCGTCGTTGGTGGTGGGCCTACAGGTGTTGAGATTTCCGGAGCATTACAAGAAATAGCAGCCCAGACATTTCCTAAGGATTTTCGCCATATCGATACCACCACCGCCAGGATTATCCTCATAGAAGCAGCTGATCGACTGCTGATGGCCCTTCCTGAAAAGCTGGGAGAACAAGCCTTGCGAGATCTGGAACAAATGGGTGTCCAGGTTCGACTGAACAGCATGGTCACCGACTTGCGTGAAGGGGAAGTGCAGATTGGAGATGAAATTCTTCCGGCAAAAAACGTCATCTGGGCCGCCGGGGTTCGTGGCTCAAAGTTGGCTGAGACGCTTAATGTTGAGCTTGACAGGCAGGGACGGGTTCTGGTCGCCGATGATCTCTCTGTCCCCGGTCACCCGGAAATCTTTGTCATTGGAGATCTGGCTCATATAACCGATAAAAAAACCGGGCGCCCTGTCCCCGGAGTGGCTCCTGCAGCAGTTCAAATGGGGCGATATGTCGCATCCTCTATTTGCAGTCGCTTAGCAGGAAAAAAGCATCCGGACTTCGCATATCGCGATAAAGGGAGTATGGCGACAATCGGTCGAAACCGAGCTGTCGCCTCTATTGCCGGTCAGAACTTTACTGGTTTTTTTGCCTGGTTAATCTGGAGCTTGGTCCATATCTTCCCGCTGATCGGGTTTCGTAGTAAGTTGTCAGTCGTTTTTTCCTGGGTTCTGAGTTATTTTTCTCTGAATAAAAGTGTCCGGTTGATTACCGGACGATCAAAAAGCCAGGTAAGAAAAGCAATGGGTCTTGTAAACATGGAAACCACGGACTGTGAAAAATCAACAGAAAAAAACATTCACGGATAG